TCGCCGCCCTTCGCGGAGGCGGTCAGCGCGCCCTTGAGCTCGGTGGACGTCCAGTCCGGATGCCGCTGCTTCAGGATCGCCGCCGCGCCCGCCACGTGCGGGGTGGCCATGGAGGTGCCGTCGATCTGCAGGTAGCCGGGGGCCGGGTGCGGCGTGCCGGGGTCGGTGTCGATCGCGCTGCCGGCGGCCGCGGCCGCGGCGATGGCGACGCCGGGGGCCGTCACGTCCGGCTTGACGGCGCCGTCACCGGCGCGCGGGCCGATGCTGGAGAAGGGAGCCAGCTTGTCGTCCCGGTCGACGGCGCCGACGGTCAGCGCGGCGTCCGCACTGCCCGGCGAGCCCACCGTCGACGCGCCCCACTCGCCCTCGTTGCCCGCCGCGACGGCGAACAGGATCCCCTTCTCGGCGGACAGCCTGTTGACCGTCGCCTCCATCGGGTCGATGCCGGGGGAGTCCGGGCTCCCCAGGCTGAGGTTGACGACGTCCGCGCCCTCGGCCGCGGCCCACTCCATGCCCGCGATGATGCCGGAGTCGCTGCCGAACCCGTTGTCGTTGAGCACCTTGCCGCTGATGACCTTGGCGCCGGGCGCGACGCCCTTGTACCTGCCGCCCGACAGGGCGCCGGTGCCGGCGGCGATCGAGGCGACGTGGGTGCCGTGTCCGACCCGGTCCGCGGTGTCGGGCGAGGACGAGAAGTTCTTCTCGCCGACGACCTGGGTCCTCAGGTCCTCGTGCGTCGCGTCGACGCCGGTGTCGAGGACGGCGATCTTGACGCCCTTGCCGTCGTACCCGGCCTCCCACGCCTTGTCGGCGCCGATCTGCCGGACGCTGCGGTCCAGGCTGGCCCGGCGCACCCCGTCCAGCCACACCTTGGCGATGCCGGGGGCGGCGGTGCGCATCCCGCTCTTCTGCTCGTCGGTGAGGGCTTCCCACACTTCGGCCACGTCGTCCTGCGGCGTGCGCACCGCGTCCGCGCCGAGGGTGGGGAACGTGCCCTGCACCCGGGTGTCGCCGGCCGCACGCACCTGGTCCCGTGCGGCGGCGGAGTCCCCGTCGTACTGCACGATCAGCTTGAGCCCGTCGCCGTGGCTCTTGCGGAGCAAGGGGTCGGTGAGCGCGCCGACGTCGAAGAGCCGCTGGTCCAGCCGGCCCGCGGCGATCAGGCCCTGGGCGTCGCCGGGCACCACCAGCGTGCGGTCCTTGGTGCGTTGCACCTGTACGGGTATGCGTTCGCGGCCCTTGGCCGGTTCGAAGCCCACCACCCGGCCCGCGGCGCCGACCACCACGCGGTCGCCCGTGATGAGCCGGATCCGCTGGTTGCCGTCGGATCGTGCGGAGTCCGGTGAGGCCGTCACGTTCGCGGTGACGGCCGTCGCCGGGCCGGTCATGCCTGCCACGAGGGCCACCGATGTGGCCGCCGCGATGGTGTAGGCGCGTGCTCTGTGCACTTGTGCGCGCAAGTCTCCCCCAGGAGCTCGGGATGAAGGCGGGGGCCGTCTCGGGCCGTGGCCGGAACGCCACCCGCCGCCGGTGAGCGCAGTATGTGATGTGGGGGATGGGTGATCAACGTCGTGGCGGGTGGGGGAATGGAGGCGCGTTGTTTCAAGACAACTTGGAAACCGTCGAATGCCGGGAGGGATAATCCGCATTCTTGTGCTCGCACCCCTGGGGGCGCGGCATCGCCGGGTGTCGGCGCGTTTTCGGGTATCGGCACATTAGCGGACGGAGCGCACCCTTCCAATTGGCTGTATCCGCACCCTCAAGGGAACCTCCGACCGTCCCGGCCCGAACGCTTCATGTGCTGGTCAGGGCATTGCAGATGTGCGAAGTAAAGGGAAGGGGCGGGAGGGCAGAACAGTGTGCCCTTTTGTTCGTGCCGCCAGGGATTCCGTTCTGCTTTAATTCCTCCGGGTGTCTCTCGAAACGGGTGGGTCGGTTTTCCGGCCCACCCGTATTGCGTGACGAGAAGGGGCGGTCTCGTCGACCGATGCGGACAGCGGGCCGGCCCCTCCGAGCCGCAACCGGTGCGCATTGCCTCGGCGGCGCGATTCCCGCGCCCCGGCTCAGCCCCAGTCGTTGGTGAGCGGGGTGAGCGGGACGGTCTGCGCGGGGTCGCCCGCCGCCGGGTCCGAGGGCGAGACGATCGCGGTCTGCGGCGCCGGACCCGTCTCGTCGGCCCGGGCGGCGCCGGCCCCGGCGAGGACGACGAGACCGCCGATGGCGACTGTGGCGATACGGACGGCGAAGCGGTTCACGGGCAACCCCCTGGTCTGGGAAGGAACGTTCGGACGGTGCGCGTGCGGCGGACCGGAGGCCCCCTACGGAGATCGTCCCGCGGGCCGGCGTCCTGTCCGGATGCTGTCCGGGCGGCCGTCCCCGCACGAACAATCCTGCCCGCGCGCGACCCCGCGCGGGAGAGCGGCCGCGTGCAGCAACCGGCATGGCCGCATGCAGGTTGCTGCACGCGGCCGACGGCGGCTCCCGGCGCCGGGCGAGGGCGGCCCGGCCGCCCGGATGTGTCCCGGATCACTCCCCGGGGAAAACCCGCGGCCCGGGCCGCGCGTCTAGCAGGTGTGAAACGAGTGGGTGCGGCAGCGCCGCAGGAACCGGACGAGGAGCGCCTCCTGCGCCAGGTGGCCCGGGGAGACCGGGCGGCCTTCGAGGAGCTGTACCGGCGCACGTCGCCGTGGCTGGCGGTGCGGCTGAGCCGCCGCTGCGCAGACCAGCAGATCGTCGCCGAGGTCATGCAGGAGACGTTCCTGGCGGTGTGGCGGGCGGCGGGCTCCTTCGCCGGGAGCAGGACCGGAGGATCGGCCGTCGGCTGGCTGTGGACGATCGCGGCCCGCCGCCTCGTCGACGCGTTCCGGCGCAGGGCCCACCACGCCGAGCCGCCACCGGCCGCCGCGCCGCACCCCGTGGCGCCCGCGGCCGAGGAGGAGGCGCTGGTGTCGACCGTCGGCGGTGACGTCGGCGACGCGCTGCGGCGCCTCGCCCCGGAACTCAGAGAGGTGCTGCAGGCCATGGTGCTGGACGGACTGTCCGTCAGGGAGACGGCCGTGCTGCTCGGACTGCCCGAGGGAACGGTCAAGACCCGCGCCCGCCGGGCCCGGATCGTGATGCGGGAGGTGCTGGGATGAACGCGGAACACGCGTCGGCGCGGCTCGTCGTCGGCTACGCGCGCGGCGACGCGGACCTCGTCGCGGACGAGGTGTGGGCCCTGGAGGCCCACCTGGAGGGCTGCCGGCTCTGCCGTGACCGGCTGTCGGACGCCGTCACGGCCGAGGCGCCCGCCGTGGCGGCGCTGACCGAGGCGGTCTGGTCCGACCTCGGGCCCCAA
Above is a window of Streptomyces subrutilus DNA encoding:
- a CDS encoding RNA polymerase sigma factor, which codes for MGAAAPQEPDEERLLRQVARGDRAAFEELYRRTSPWLAVRLSRRCADQQIVAEVMQETFLAVWRAAGSFAGSRTGGSAVGWLWTIAARRLVDAFRRRAHHAEPPPAAAPHPVAPAAEEEALVSTVGGDVGDALRRLAPELREVLQAMVLDGLSVRETAVLLGLPEGTVKTRARRARIVMREVLG